The following are encoded in a window of Acropora muricata isolate sample 2 chromosome 6, ASM3666990v1, whole genome shotgun sequence genomic DNA:
- the LOC136920407 gene encoding neuropeptide Y receptor type 6-like, protein MSSVAKWWVELVFTSVVFLLGLIGNIFVLIIVLQRGTRKTINVIFVTCLACADLVLVSESLISTLKQFKIIIPCLSQAFTTTLATTGYNAGLFTITSMAIHRCYVITHPWGPKLKGRTALIWVSLVWLIAFTLTIPIMIVSKPTQNGNCREVWPSKSLSQAYTTTLMSVQFFIPLIITAICYIKIWLFLRRRPVFPQRRLKTGERVAPEETSRESVVILKTVAVIVVLFLFLLLPTQVAWILFDFKHVSFDELWFASTLLTRLHSCVNPIVYGIMNKQYRQSYIKFLSPMMGLCCHRLSTEPTVTTRQAPMQPGCQDLSFSSLPRRNPGTRLAAWELHVKNTGTNENPVACQLDVKVID, encoded by the coding sequence ATGTCCAGCGTAGCAAAGTGGTGGGTTGAATTGGTATTCACGTCTGTGGTATTCTTGCTTGGGCTCATTGGCAACATATTTGTCCTCATCATTGTGCTCCAAAGAGGAACCAGGAAAACAATCAACGTTATATTTGTCACTTGTTTAGCATGTGCTGATTTAGTGCTAGTATCCGAGTCGCTGATTTCCACCctcaaacaatttaaaataatcattCCATGCTTATCGCAGGCATTCACTACGACACTTGCCACAACAGGTTACAATGCAGGACTTTTCACTATTACATCGATGGCCATACATCGATGCTATGTTATCACTCATCCATGGGGACCCAAACTAAAAGGAAGGACGGCACTGATTTGGGTTTCACTGGTGTGGTTGATAGCTTTTACTTTGACGATACCTATTATGATTGTTTCAAAGCCAACACAGAACGGCAACTGTCGTGAAGTTTGGCCCTCAAAAAGTTTGAGCCAAGCATATACCACCACATTGATGAGTGTTCAGTTTTTTATTCCACTTATCATAACAGCGAtttgttacataaaaatttggcTCTTCTTACGTAGACGACCCGTGTTCCCACAAAGAAGATTGAAAACAGGCGAAAGAGTTGCCCCAGAAGAAACCAGTAGAGAAAGTGTTGTGATTTTGAAAACTGTGGCTGTTAttgttgtattgtttttgtttcttttattaccAACGCAAGTTGCTTGGATACTGTTCGATTTTAAACATGTTTCCTTTGACGAGCTCTGGTTTGCATCGACACTGCTTACAAGACTGCATAGCTGTGTAAATCCGATCGTGTACGGTATTATGAACAAACAATATCGTCAAAGTTACATTAAGTTCTTATCGCCGATGATGGGTCTCTGTTGTCATCGTCTCTCAACTGAGCCGACCGTGACTACAAGGCAAGCACCAATGCAACCTGGTTGCCAGgatctctctttttcttcgcTTCCCCGTAGAAACCCTGGAACGAGATTGGCAGCATGGGAACTTCACGTGAAAAACACGGGGACCAACGAAAATCCGGTTGCTTGCCAACTCGACGTAAAAGTCATTGACTAA